A region of Marnyiella aurantia DNA encodes the following proteins:
- a CDS encoding lysozyme family protein, whose product MPQNPLETRIKAIQKKLAVSLTGTYDMETCNALEKVLGLLVSDLSLPDKKKNIQKGLGFTGRDIDGIFGVNTTTRIELFLDEKVPPLPKGASMVISKSSLQLVLESEISSKSMYNSKYKFPIWPHGASGVTIGIGYDMGYSTNAQFEKDWRALLGDAKFNKLKPAVGLHGERARAALTSSVKSVEIPYDDALQVFYATSVPVYARSTAKAYPGVELLPPDAQGALLSLVYNRGASLEGPRRSEMKKIAVWVKVKNLSKIGAEIRAMKRLWAGDPKMKGLLTRRDREAALVENARYFLKPDEYIFA is encoded by the coding sequence ATGCCTCAAAATCCATTAGAAACCAGAATTAAGGCGATCCAGAAAAAGCTCGCTGTAAGTCTAACCGGTACTTATGATATGGAAACCTGTAATGCGCTGGAGAAAGTGCTGGGCTTACTGGTATCAGACCTTTCTCTTCCCGACAAAAAGAAAAATATACAGAAAGGCCTGGGATTTACGGGACGGGATATTGACGGTATCTTCGGTGTGAATACTACTACCCGGATAGAGCTGTTCCTGGACGAAAAAGTTCCGCCTTTGCCAAAAGGTGCCAGTATGGTCATTTCAAAAAGTTCGCTGCAGCTGGTTCTGGAAAGTGAAATCTCTTCCAAATCCATGTACAATTCCAAATATAAATTTCCCATCTGGCCTCATGGTGCCAGTGGCGTTACAATAGGCATTGGGTATGACATGGGTTACAGTACGAATGCGCAGTTCGAAAAGGATTGGCGTGCGCTGCTGGGAGATGCAAAATTTAACAAGCTCAAACCGGCTGTAGGTTTACACGGCGAGCGGGCACGTGCCGCACTTACCTCATCAGTAAAATCCGTTGAGATTCCTTACGACGATGCGCTGCAGGTGTTCTATGCGACTTCTGTTCCGGTTTACGCCCGGTCTACTGCCAAAGCTTATCCCGGGGTGGAACTTCTGCCACCCGATGCTCAGGGTGCTTTGCTTTCTCTGGTTTATAACCGCGGCGCCAGCCTGGAGGGACCAAGGCGTTCCGAAATGAAGAAGATTGCGGTTTGGGTGAAAGTAAAAAACCTTTCCAAAATAGGAGCTGAAATCCGTGCGATGAAACGTTTGTGGGCCGGAGATCCAAAGATGAAAGGCCTGCTTACGCGCAGGGACAGAGAAGCTGCTTTAGTAGAAAACGCGCGCTATTTCCTGAAACCCGATGAGTATATTTTTGCGTAA
- a CDS encoding YceI family protein: MRKLFLLTLLLFSVIVLAQRKKSKGVQISKVQTSDIRWWGYKVVKSEATTHSGFVKLKSGKFIFEDKLLTGGEFTLDMRSLTNTDLTGEDQEKLTNHLRSSDFFDVKKHPTAKFIITKILPSKNTEYNYLVYGNLTLKGTRKTISFPAKIRTNDRFVEFESAKFSLNRQDYKAFYKSSIRDYLIKDQIDVQIKLTAN, from the coding sequence ATGAGAAAATTATTTTTACTGACGTTATTATTGTTCAGCGTAATTGTATTGGCGCAAAGAAAAAAATCCAAAGGCGTACAGATTTCTAAAGTTCAGACTTCCGATATCCGCTGGTGGGGTTACAAGGTTGTGAAAAGTGAAGCAACTACCCATTCGGGTTTTGTAAAACTAAAAAGCGGAAAGTTTATTTTTGAAGATAAATTACTGACCGGCGGTGAGTTTACTCTTGATATGCGAAGCCTTACCAACACAGATCTAACAGGTGAAGATCAGGAAAAGCTGACCAATCATCTAAGAAGTTCCGATTTTTTTGATGTGAAAAAGCACCCTACAGCTAAATTTATTATCACGAAAATCCTTCCTTCTAAAAATACAGAGTATAACTACCTTGTATACGGTAACTTAACCCTGAAAGGAACGCGCAAAACGATTTCATTCCCTGCAAAGATCCGTACCAACGACCGTTTTGTTGAATTTGAGTCGGCTAAGTTTTCACTTAACCGTCAGGATTATAAAGCATTTTACAAATCGTCAATCCGCGACTACCTGATCAAGGATCAGATTGATGTTCAGATAAAGCTTACAGCTAATTAA
- a CDS encoding glucokinase, with the protein MVASANFPLYLPGIKSSNNQGISILSADVREKETVVALYRTEGEKAVHTAEKTYQTVEFNSFSEIINLFVQENQLSDIKRLAVGVPGPVINNQGISVRLPWILDHNEISERTGISQVFLINDLEATAYGLADLSPSCLMKIFKSDVLTTGNVAILAPGSGLGEAGLFYDGERLRPFATEGGHSEFSPRTNVEVEFYQFLNKIYGIVSWENVLSRNGLFNIYRFLRDEKRHPQSEKLLARLRTDSDFATVLYESAVEDNEQISRIALNTYLEFLAREANSLVLKLKATGGLLIGGELPLLFKDYIDKDRLYQKFMISDKMERVMKDIPIYMILSDKMVLTGGAYYAAFSTD; encoded by the coding sequence ATGGTCGCAAGCGCAAATTTTCCATTATACCTCCCAGGTATAAAGAGCAGCAATAATCAGGGTATCAGCATTCTGTCCGCCGATGTGCGGGAGAAGGAAACCGTGGTTGCACTGTACAGGACCGAAGGCGAAAAGGCTGTACATACCGCCGAAAAGACCTATCAGACGGTAGAATTCAATTCTTTCTCTGAAATCATCAACCTTTTTGTTCAGGAAAATCAGCTATCAGATATTAAAAGGCTTGCGGTGGGTGTGCCAGGACCTGTGATCAATAATCAGGGAATATCAGTGAGGCTACCTTGGATCCTGGATCATAATGAAATCTCCGAACGCACCGGAATCTCCCAGGTTTTCCTTATTAATGACCTGGAAGCTACTGCTTATGGTTTGGCTGATCTTTCGCCATCCTGCCTGATGAAAATATTTAAATCCGACGTACTTACCACAGGAAACGTGGCCATATTAGCACCGGGCAGCGGTTTGGGTGAAGCAGGACTGTTTTATGACGGAGAACGCCTGCGGCCGTTTGCTACGGAAGGAGGTCATTCCGAATTTTCGCCGAGGACCAATGTGGAGGTGGAATTCTATCAGTTCCTGAATAAAATTTATGGTATCGTAAGCTGGGAAAATGTGCTTTCCAGAAATGGGCTCTTTAATATATACCGTTTTCTGCGTGATGAGAAAAGGCATCCCCAGTCTGAGAAACTGCTGGCCAGACTTAGAACGGACAGCGATTTTGCTACCGTGCTGTACGAATCTGCAGTTGAGGACAACGAGCAGATCTCGCGAATTGCACTGAATACCTATCTGGAGTTCCTGGCCCGCGAAGCAAACAGCCTTGTCCTGAAGTTAAAAGCTACGGGCGGTCTGCTTATTGGTGGCGAACTTCCACTTCTGTTTAAGGATTATATTGATAAGGACAGACTTTACCAAAAGTTCATGATAAGTGATAAAATGGAAAGAGTAATGAAGGATATTCCTATTTATATGATACTGAGCGATAAAATGGTACTTACGGGTGGGGCCTACTATGCCGCATTTTCAACAGATTAA
- a CDS encoding formate--tetrahydrofolate ligase, with the protein MSFPTDLEIAQNADIQHIRKIAAKIGIAEDDLEYYGKYKAKIPLSYIDEQKVAQSKLILVSAINPTPAGEGKTTVSVGLCDGLNRIGKKAIAVLREPSLGPVFGIKGGAAGGGYAQVIPMVDINLHFTGDFSAIEKANNLLAALIDNNIQNRKFSLNIDPRTIVWKRVMDMNDRALRNIIIGLGGTASGVPREDGFNITPASEVMAILCMSENFEDLKTRLGNIFIGYTFDKKPVYARDLKAEAAMAILLRDAIKPNLVQTLEGNPAILHGGPFANIAQGTNTIIATKTGMSLAEYTVTEAGFGADLGAEKFLHIKCRSAGFKPAAMVIVTTVRAMRYHGGAKKGFFESPDLASVQLGIDNLKKHVENYIKLNLKPVVAINHFATDSPEEIAFIQEECSKIGVKAIVAHEFTQGGAGMTELAEEVVNAAENYGNDFQMLYEVNEKVEVKIDRIATEIYGADGVVYSTKAKNDLKVICDLGLDHLPICMAKTQKSLSDNERKIGRPAGFKINVREFEFAAGAGFIIPILGDMMRMPGLPNVPASEGMDIDKFGNITGLS; encoded by the coding sequence ATGAGCTTCCCTACAGATTTAGAAATTGCCCAGAATGCTGATATTCAGCACATCAGAAAAATAGCTGCCAAAATCGGAATTGCAGAAGACGACCTGGAGTATTACGGTAAGTACAAAGCCAAAATTCCACTGTCCTATATTGATGAACAAAAGGTGGCTCAATCCAAACTAATCCTTGTATCGGCAATAAACCCCACTCCGGCCGGCGAAGGAAAAACCACGGTATCTGTAGGTTTATGTGACGGTTTGAACAGAATCGGTAAAAAAGCTATAGCTGTTCTGCGTGAACCGTCCTTAGGTCCCGTTTTCGGAATAAAAGGAGGAGCGGCCGGTGGCGGTTATGCGCAGGTAATTCCAATGGTTGACATCAACCTGCATTTTACAGGCGATTTTTCGGCTATTGAAAAAGCGAACAATCTGCTGGCCGCACTTATCGATAATAATATTCAGAACAGGAAATTTTCACTCAATATCGATCCGCGTACCATTGTGTGGAAACGGGTAATGGATATGAACGACCGTGCCCTCCGGAATATTATCATAGGATTAGGCGGAACGGCAAGCGGAGTTCCCCGTGAAGATGGTTTCAATATCACACCGGCTTCTGAGGTCATGGCTATTCTTTGTATGAGCGAAAATTTCGAAGACCTAAAAACCAGGCTTGGAAATATTTTTATAGGCTATACTTTTGACAAAAAACCAGTGTATGCCAGAGACCTTAAGGCCGAAGCTGCCATGGCCATCCTGCTGCGTGACGCCATAAAGCCCAATCTGGTGCAGACGCTGGAGGGAAATCCCGCCATCCTGCACGGCGGACCTTTTGCCAATATTGCGCAGGGAACCAATACAATCATAGCGACAAAGACAGGCATGTCGCTGGCAGAGTATACCGTTACCGAAGCCGGATTCGGTGCCGACCTGGGTGCCGAGAAGTTCCTACATATAAAATGCCGTTCGGCCGGTTTCAAGCCTGCTGCTATGGTGATCGTGACAACAGTTCGTGCCATGCGCTATCATGGTGGTGCAAAAAAAGGCTTCTTCGAAAGTCCTGACCTGGCCTCGGTACAGTTGGGTATTGATAACCTGAAGAAACATGTTGAGAATTATATTAAACTTAACCTGAAGCCGGTGGTTGCGATAAATCATTTTGCCACAGATTCTCCCGAAGAAATAGCTTTTATTCAGGAGGAGTGCAGTAAGATAGGTGTAAAAGCTATTGTGGCCCATGAATTCACACAGGGTGGTGCCGGTATGACGGAACTCGCAGAGGAAGTCGTGAATGCAGCCGAAAACTACGGCAACGATTTCCAGATGCTGTACGAGGTTAATGAAAAGGTGGAAGTTAAGATTGATAGGATAGCTACGGAGATTTATGGCGCGGATGGTGTGGTGTATTCAACAAAAGCAAAGAATGACCTGAAAGTAATTTGTGACCTTGGGCTGGATCATCTGCCGATCTGTATGGCAAAGACCCAGAAATCACTGTCCGATAATGAAAGAAAGATCGGCCGGCCTGCGGGATTCAAGATTAACGTACGTGAATTTGAATTTGCGGCAGGGGCGGGCTTTATCATTCCGATTCTTGGAGATATGATGCGAATGCCGGGACTGCCAAATGTTCCTGCGTCAGAAGGTATGGATATAGATAAGTTCGGAAATATAACCGGCCTCAGCTAG
- a CDS encoding helix-turn-helix transcriptional regulator has protein sequence MASNKNALIRYKTLDRCLRNTYRKYTLEDLMEECSEALFEYEGKESFVSRRTVQLDLQNMRSSRFGYEAPIEVFDRKYYRYSDPDYSIHKIEVNSSDLLAMNNAIQILKQFKDFSMFKDMDGVIQKLEDSVHSAGQKSVIHLDKNEQLTGLEFIDPLYQAIINGQALRILYQSFKARDATYLTVHPQLLKEYNNRWFLICWHKNRMFNLALDRIKEVETDLKTEYEYKDFDADSYFADVVGVTVLESQRPQEVVFKVDHSNAPYIKTKPIHHSQQILSEDNDGITFSIRVQLNPELERVILGMGSSLTVISPASLRTRILENLKTAVGNYGE, from the coding sequence ATGGCTTCAAACAAAAATGCGCTGATACGCTATAAAACCCTGGACCGCTGTCTCCGGAACACGTACCGGAAGTACACTTTGGAAGATCTGATGGAAGAATGTTCTGAAGCCCTTTTTGAATATGAAGGAAAGGAATCTTTTGTAAGCAGACGAACCGTTCAGCTGGACCTTCAGAATATGCGGAGTTCCAGGTTTGGTTACGAAGCACCAATTGAAGTGTTCGACAGGAAATATTACCGCTACAGCGACCCGGATTACAGTATTCATAAGATTGAGGTAAACAGCAGCGACCTGTTGGCCATGAACAATGCCATACAGATCCTGAAGCAGTTCAAGGACTTCTCCATGTTTAAGGACATGGACGGGGTGATACAGAAGCTTGAGGATTCGGTACATTCCGCGGGTCAGAAGTCGGTGATTCATCTGGACAAGAACGAGCAGCTAACAGGTCTGGAATTTATAGATCCGCTTTATCAGGCCATCATCAACGGGCAGGCGCTCAGGATTCTCTATCAGAGTTTTAAGGCCCGGGATGCTACCTATCTCACTGTGCATCCGCAACTTCTGAAAGAGTATAACAACCGCTGGTTCCTGATCTGCTGGCATAAAAACAGGATGTTCAACCTGGCGCTGGACCGCATAAAAGAGGTAGAGACCGACCTTAAGACCGAATATGAATATAAAGACTTTGACGCCGACAGCTATTTTGCCGATGTGGTAGGGGTAACCGTTTTGGAATCGCAGCGCCCTCAGGAGGTCGTTTTTAAAGTAGATCACAGCAATGCACCTTATATAAAGACTAAACCCATTCATCACAGTCAGCAGATTCTGTCTGAAGATAATGATGGCATAACCTTCAGCATCAGAGTTCAGCTAAATCCGGAGTTGGAGCGTGTTATTTTAGGTATGGGCAGTTCGCTTACTGTAATTAGTCCGGCCAGCCTGCGCACCAGGATTTTAGAGAATCTAAAGACGGCGGTGGGTAACTATGGGGAATAG
- a CDS encoding alpha/beta hydrolase family protein — protein sequence MDRSKLYIISGLGADFKVLQRLQFPEHLEVVFLDWLIPVKDEPFADYVWRMAERIDDSEPFYLLGYSFGGILVQEIDRIKPAEKIVILGSIKSSDEKSRIIRLGKMTRIPQYLPQQFYNGGTIRLYSYFRKMFDRKNPKILQYFTVRDAYYLKWCVARIVEWQAPANPKVIQILGDSDIVFPVKNSRPDYIIRGGTHLFPATKHKEVSQLLAKILT from the coding sequence ATGGATCGCAGCAAACTTTATATTATAAGTGGTCTGGGTGCAGATTTCAAGGTACTGCAACGCCTGCAGTTTCCGGAGCATCTGGAAGTTGTCTTTCTGGACTGGCTCATACCGGTAAAGGATGAGCCGTTTGCAGATTATGTATGGAGAATGGCGGAGCGCATAGATGATTCCGAACCGTTTTACCTTCTGGGGTATTCATTTGGCGGCATACTTGTTCAGGAAATTGACAGGATAAAACCAGCAGAAAAAATCGTTATCCTTGGCAGCATTAAATCATCTGATGAGAAATCAAGGATTATCAGACTGGGAAAAATGACTCGGATACCTCAATATTTGCCTCAGCAGTTTTATAATGGTGGAACGATAAGGCTCTATTCTTACTTCCGAAAGATGTTTGACCGCAAAAATCCTAAAATCCTTCAATACTTTACGGTGCGGGACGCTTACTACCTGAAGTGGTGTGTGGCCAGGATCGTGGAATGGCAGGCACCCGCAAATCCCAAGGTTATCCAGATTCTGGGGGACAGTGACATTGTCTTTCCGGTTAAAAATTCGCGTCCGGATTATATTATCCGTGGCGGCACCCATCTCTTTCCGGCAACCAAACATAAAGAAGTTTCGCAGCTACTGGCAAAGATACTTACATAA
- a CDS encoding RtcB family protein → MKITGKELIDLGYRPKKWFAEALDHINDNQLEHSEMIKYLAQYNSPEPLPLQESLDFAVNIRAENENEADNVAKVVQTMKTLLKTPTLIAGALMPDACPTGPDGNIPVGGVVAAHKAIHPGFHSADICCSVMLTDLGNADPKKVLDAAHSITHFGPGGRDRSTEMPVSMELLEAFRQNDFLKDEQLISAARSHMGTQGDGNHFLFVGTSKKTGNTILITHHGSRGPGARLYDKGMKVANRFRDELSPATLRENAWIPFETDEGQEYWEALQLIRKWTKENHENIHGATMEKLGVQAQDRYWNEHNFVFRDGDTFYHAKGATPLEDRFMPDVTGPRLIPLNMAEPVLIVQGKTNSRNLGFAPHGAGRNFSRTQHKKSLAHKTTEEIFHEETKGLDVRFFTKDIDISELPSAYKSAAAVRSQIEEFGLCEVIDEVMPYGCIMAGDIRKNAPWKKKKKFRK, encoded by the coding sequence ATGAAAATAACAGGAAAGGAATTGATCGACTTAGGCTACAGGCCGAAAAAATGGTTTGCGGAAGCTTTGGACCATATTAATGATAACCAACTTGAACATTCAGAAATGATAAAATACTTAGCACAATATAATTCACCCGAACCTCTGCCGTTACAGGAATCACTGGATTTCGCCGTAAACATAAGGGCCGAAAATGAGAATGAAGCCGACAATGTAGCGAAGGTGGTGCAGACCATGAAGACGTTGCTGAAAACGCCAACCCTAATTGCCGGCGCCCTGATGCCCGACGCCTGCCCCACAGGTCCCGACGGAAATATTCCCGTGGGCGGAGTGGTAGCTGCGCATAAAGCGATACACCCCGGATTTCACAGTGCCGACATCTGCTGTTCCGTGATGCTTACCGATCTGGGTAATGCCGATCCTAAAAAAGTACTGGACGCCGCCCATTCCATTACCCATTTCGGACCAGGCGGCCGCGACCGTTCCACAGAGATGCCCGTTTCAATGGAATTGCTGGAAGCTTTCAGGCAGAATGATTTCCTGAAAGACGAACAACTCATCAGTGCGGCGCGCTCGCATATGGGTACCCAGGGCGACGGAAACCATTTCCTTTTCGTAGGAACATCAAAGAAGACAGGGAACACCATACTTATCACCCACCACGGTTCCCGCGGACCCGGGGCCCGGCTTTACGATAAAGGTATGAAGGTGGCCAACCGTTTCCGCGATGAACTTTCACCGGCCACCCTGCGCGAAAACGCCTGGATCCCATTTGAAACGGACGAAGGTCAGGAATACTGGGAAGCTTTGCAGCTGATCCGCAAATGGACCAAGGAAAACCATGAAAACATTCACGGCGCCACCATGGAGAAGCTTGGCGTGCAGGCGCAGGACCGATACTGGAACGAGCACAACTTCGTGTTCCGGGACGGCGATACTTTCTACCATGCAAAAGGTGCCACGCCACTGGAGGACCGCTTTATGCCGGACGTTACCGGGCCACGCCTTATACCGCTGAACATGGCCGAACCCGTACTTATTGTTCAGGGCAAAACCAACAGCCGTAACCTGGGCTTCGCACCGCACGGAGCGGGACGGAACTTCAGCCGCACCCAGCATAAGAAGTCACTGGCGCACAAAACGACTGAGGAAATTTTCCATGAGGAAACCAAAGGTCTGGATGTTCGTTTCTTCACCAAAGACATCGATATTTCCGAGCTGCCCAGCGCCTACAAAAGTGCCGCCGCTGTACGGTCTCAGATTGAAGAATTTGGTCTTTGCGAAGTCATAGACGAAGTGATGCCCTACGGCTGTATTATGGCCGGCGACATCAGGAAAAACGCACCCTGGAAAAAGAAGAAGAAATTCAGAAAGTAA